Proteins encoded in a region of the Paucidesulfovibrio longus DSM 6739 genome:
- a CDS encoding deoxycytidylate deaminase, with the protein MSRMPWPEYFMKIAHVVAERSTCLRRRVGAVAVRDKRILATGYNGAPTNMLHCEEVGCLREQLKVPSGERHELCRALHAEQNVITQCAVHGISLKDAEIYCTTQPCLICAKLLINCQIKAIWYAESYPDKLTEQFLTESGLEHGQLPFDPKG; encoded by the coding sequence ATGTCCCGCATGCCCTGGCCCGAATATTTCATGAAAATCGCCCATGTGGTGGCCGAGCGTTCCACCTGCCTGCGCCGCAGGGTCGGGGCCGTGGCCGTGCGCGACAAGCGCATCCTCGCCACCGGCTACAACGGCGCGCCCACGAACATGCTCCACTGCGAAGAGGTGGGCTGCCTGCGCGAGCAGCTCAAGGTGCCTTCCGGCGAACGCCACGAGCTTTGCCGCGCGCTGCACGCCGAGCAGAACGTGATCACCCAGTGCGCGGTGCACGGCATCTCCCTCAAGGACGCGGAAATCTACTGCACCACCCAGCCCTGCCTGATCTGCGCCAAGCTGCTCATCAATTGCCAGATCAAGGCCATCTGGTACGCGGAATCCTACCCGGACAAGCTCACCGAACAGTTCCTGACCGAATCCGGC